Part of the Maridesulfovibrio sp. genome, AGTTGAAGCTCAACGGGTAAGTCTGAAAGAGTGGGATGATGAAATTTTTAAGTAATGGATTCTATGCTGCTAACAGAATAATTATATGCTTGTGACTGTATTTTAGTAGCTAAATTTGGCCGGGAATAGTGAATATAGATTTGTGTTCTCCAATGCAGCGTCCAAGAGTTAGGGCTTGGTAATAATTGCAGAAAATTTCAATGGAAAAATCATAAACTTGTCCGTTAGTATTTTCGATTTGTATTATTCCTTCTCCAATAATTTGTTGCCGTCTGTATGAGCAGCAGCTTTCTATCTGCTTGTATATGTTTATTATGTCTGCAGAAAATTCGTCTGCAAAAGATTGTGATTGGATGAAATATTCACAAGGAGCACTTGGATCAATTGGGGATTTAGGATAGTATGGATGTTCTGAAATCATTCCGAACATTTTACTTTCAGTATGTGTACATTCGATAAAACGCCAAAAAGTTGTAGTAATTGAGTTGTTATAAAGGTTGTGTAGGTCTAAAATACTTTTAAATCGTGTGTCATAGTCATTGGCTGCAGACTCAAAGTGTTTTCCCAGAAATAGTAATCTTCCTGCTCCATAATTAGCTTCAGCTTCGATTTGAGCGTGGCAAGCGTTTGAAAGTGTATATTTGTCATCTCCAAGTAGTATGTCTGTGTGCCATGGAATTATTTCATGAGCTATTTCATGGGCTTCGTTCCAGCGGTGTTTTATCTTATGTAAATCGCCATCGATATATATCCTTTTTTGTTCAGGAATATATAGTGCTTTGAGATCAAAGTTACGTATTGCATTCCAAAGCGAGTCAGGGTGTTGAAGAATTTGTTTACCCGCAACCGTTAAGCGGTTGATAACCTCCGAAAGCAAACCATCATCATTGTTTGTGTAGTACTGTTTATCTAAGTTGAGCAAATCTAATACAGTAGATAAATCTAAAGGAGGCTCAGGATTACCAAGCCCCCTTAGAATTTTGTGAACACTTTTATCTATATCTGATATCGTATTTGCGTCCAAGATAATATTTTTCATACAGTGACGTTATTCTTTTTCAGATAATACAGCAACAAAAGTTTCTAATATTTCGATTTCTTCGGAGGATAGTTTTTTTAAAGGTTCAGAACTAGCAGCAAATGCTAAAGCTTTTTCTTCAATTCTTTTTTCTCTTTTTTCTGTTAAACCTGCAAGTTGCAATAGTTTTGTTATATTTAAATTGAAAAAATTGGCTAATGTATAAACTGTCCGTGGTGTTGGAATGCAACATGCGTTTATTTCAATGTTTTTAAGTTCTTTTAAATCTATATTGGCTTTTCTTGCTAGATCTTCATAGGAAAGGTTGTTTTTTTGTCTTAGCTGAAATATTAATTTGCCAAAAGCAACCCTCGCACCATCATATTGCGTAGTGGAGCAAGAATTGTATTCGCAATTTGTATGTCGTAAAGAGAGATCGCTACCAGCATTTATGTTGTAGCCGTACTCTTCTCTAGCCTTCCTAATGCACCATTCTTTTGAAAAATTTAATAGCATAAGTCTCTCCTTAAGCAGCAAAAGCCTTGGCTTCTTTGGGGGTCATTTCAAAATAACGCAACCCTTGATATGAAGGGTCGTTACCTAAGTCCACCATTCTTGCTTTACGGTAAAAGTCTTCTGCTTGGGGTAGCGAGTGTAACCCTATCCGACCTTTATATCCTTCATGCACACTTACCTGAATGGCTGTATTTAGAAAGATAGATCCAATTCCAGAGTATTTTCCAGGAGGCATAAAGCCTTTAATGTTCCAAGGGGCCGTTTCAATATAGTCTACATATATTAACGGTTTACCCTTTTGACTTTCAAGCCTGGCGGAATGAATTGATTTGGTTATGACCATTAGTCCTTCTGTTCTACCTTCACATACAATTGAGTATCCAGAGCATGCAAGAAAACTATTCGCGTGATTAGCTTTTTTGTCCCAGTCCCAGTGAAGTGAACCAGGGATACTTTTATGGAGCTGAGACTCCTGGCTAGCTTTGAGTCCATCCTTTTTGGCTGGTATCCAAAATTTTTTCCAGTCGGCAATTTGTTCTTTGCCGATTGTGCATAGTAGTTCCGCGTCAACAGGTTTGTCGGTAGGAATGTGAAGAAGTGAAATTGGGAAGGTTTGATTGGTCATATGAAAATTAGCTCCGCTTTTTCTTCTTTTTCTTCATCTTCAAAATATATTTTATGGCCTTGCTCTAGCCGTGTGTCCATCAGTTGATAGAAACGCAAGGCCATTCTCAGAACAGCTGTCTTACTCAATTCTTTTTTAGCTGACAGGGCTTCCAGGGCCTGCATCTCTTCAGGGGTCAGATTTAATGTCATTGTTTTTTTGGCTGCCATATCTCCTCCTTATTCTCATTTATAACTCTTTTAGCCAGTTTGTCAATTTATAAGAATCAAAAAAAAAGCTATTGACTAGCTAAAAAATAGCTATTATTTAAATCTTAAAAATGGAAAAAATATTTATAACCTGCGGCAGTCTGCCGCGAAAAATCCCTTTTAGGGAAGGAGTGCACTATGCACGATGAAGATTACAGCTTTGTTATTGATGGTACTGAATTCGCTATCGATGACCCCAAAGTCACTGGCCGCCAGCTTCTTGAGGTTGCTGGGAAGTTCCCTGTTGATGAATTTCTTATCTTTCAGTTTCTGAAGAGCGGACAGCTTGAAGAGCTCCGCTTAGACGAAAAAGTTGATCTGAGTGAAAATGACACTGAAGAGTTCTTTTGTTTCAAAAGCTCAGAATCTTATCGGTTTACAGTCAACGGAAGGCGATTTGAGTGGGGAGATGCATCGATTGCGGCCGGGATGGTTTTAAGGTTGGCAAAAGTTGCCCCTGATGCTGCGAGCCTGTGGCTTGAGGTTCGTGGCTGTGAGCCTGACAGGCTGATTAGCCTTGAAGAGTCCGTTGCCCTTGATCCTACCGGGATTGAACGCCTTTATACTTCCGAGAAAGATCCCGTTGTTGAGTATAAAATTAAAGTTAACGGTAAAGAGTTCTCAGTCACTACGGATCAGCTTACAGGGCGGGAAATTTTAGAGCTCGCAAGTTTGACTCCTGCAGAGAACTATACATTGCGGTTGAAAATTTCTGGTGAAAGGCCGCGGAAAGTAAGACTTGATGAAGAGGTTGATCTTACAAAGCCCGGTGTTGAAAAGTTTAAAGCTCTTCCGCGAGATCAGACAGAGGGATAATCATGGATATGAGAGTAGATTTTGAATTGCTGGAAGTAGATAAACTGTTTTTGAATGAATATGGCCTCCCGTGGGAGGCCATAAACGACGGATCGTCATGGATTTTAATTCATAATTTCCCGACAGGTTCAGGATACAACCATAGCCACGTTATAGCTGCCGTCAGAATGGAAACTGGTTATCCCAATGCACAGTTGGACATGGTGTATTTTTATCCCCCTTTGGCTAGAGTTGATGGTGTTGCAATCAATGCGACACAGGTAACGCAAGAAATTGACGGCAAAGGTTATCAGCGGTGGTCTCGACACAGAACTGGTCAGAATCCTTGGCGGCCCGGTGTTGATAATTTGGAAAGTCATGTGACTCTTGTCGAAGATTGGCTTGAAAGGGAGTTTGAATAAGATGTCTAAGGAATACATTTTAACATTTACCGAAGAGCAGCATCTAGCATTGAAGGCGCATTTTTATGCAGGAGATGGCAAAGAAGGTGTCGCATTTGCTGTTTGTGGCCAATGCAAGGGGGCAAAACGGCATCGCTTGTTAGTGCAGGAAGTCATTATAGTTCCTAATGCTAGCTGCTCCTTTCGGTCTGACTGTGCGGTTACTTGGTCAACTGACCTTATAGAACCTTTATTGGACAAAATTGAAGGTAAAAGACTGTCCGTGGTTAAGATTCATAGTCATCCGAATGGTCTTTCCTCTTTTTCAAAGGTTGATGATCAGAGTGATTCTGCTTTGTTGTCTGTACTAAATGGTTATTTAGAGAATGACGTGCCCCACGGTAGTGCTGTAATGCTGGTTAATGGGCATATGTTTGGTCGTATTTGGGATAAAAAAAATGAATTAATACCCTTAACTTCAATTAACGTTGTGGGTGATGATTTGCACTACTGGTATAGTCATCAGTGTGAGCGTGGTAAATGTGATTTTACTGCTTCGCACGCACAACTTTTTGGCAAGGGGACAACTGAGAGGTTGCGTGAACTCTCAGTTGCTATTGTCGGTTGCTCAGGGACAGGTAGCCCTCTTGCAGAGCAGCTTGCCCGGCTTGGGGTGAAGCGGCTTACTTTAATCGACGATGATATAATTGAAGCTCGCAATGTTAACCGTATTTATAATTCAACAATGGCTGATGTCAGCGCAGGAAAAAAGAAAGTTGAACTTACTAAATGCGCTTTAGACAGAATTGGAATTGAAACTGATATAAACGCTATCCCTTATAATTTGTGGGATCCAAGATCTGTAAAAGCTGTAGCTGAATGCGATATTGTCTTCGGGTGCATGGATTCGGTTGATGGTCGCTACCTTCTTAATTCCATAGCGACTTACTATATGCTTCCATACTTTGATATTGGAATACGTTTGGAGGCCGATCCTACAGGTATTGAACAGGGGGCAATTCGAGAAGTTTGCGGTACTATACATTATTTACAGCCTGGCCGTTCTAGTCTTGTGAGTAGAGGGCTGTTTAGCATGGATGATGTTTCGAGTGCAGGTTTGCGTCGTGTTGACCCTCAGGCATATTCAACTCAGGAAGCTGAAGGTTACATTTCAGGTGTTGTTGAGACAAGTCCTGCTGTGATTAGTGTGAATACATTAGGCGCATCTCTCGCGGTAAATGAATTGTTGAGCCGTCTTCATCCCTACAGGGAAGAGGGCAACTCAGAATATTCACAAGTTATATTTAGTCTGTCGAGTATGGAAATTTTTGGCGAGCCAGAAGATAATTCTTGCCTTATGTTTCGTGATAAAGTTGGTGTTGGCGATATTACCCCTTTGTTAGGCATGCCCGAACTTTCTGTAAGGAGTCGTTAGTGTTTAAGGTAAAGAAGTTGTTTAGAATATTTCTACGATGGTTTTATTCGGTACTGCCAGGTTATTCAACTTTTGTCGTAGAAGAGGAGCTTCCCAAAAAGCTCAAAAAGAGAGCCCTCTACGTTGTTCAAGAAGATGGATATGTTGAGTTTGCTGCAATGCTATGTCCGTGTGGATGCGGTAAAATTTTGTATATGAACCTCCTTACTGACGAGAGACCGTGTTGGCGAGTTAAAATACATAAAAACAATACAGCTAGTTTGCATCCTTCAGTCAATAGACAGAAGGGGTGTTGCTCTCATTTTTGGTTTAAAAAAGGGCGAGTTGTGTGGTGTGATGATGCTGAGTAGTTAAAATGTGTATTTTAAAGACTCTAATGTTGTGTAAAAATAATTGAGGGCCATTTTTTCATATGAAAAAATGGCCCTCTTAGGTTGTTGATCGCCTTAGAGTTCAGTATACAGCTTTGAGACTGAAAAACAAAATTTACGTAATGAGATATGAGGATTTGGCCTGACTCAGGGACTTGAGCTTTCAAGAGACTTCTACCGCCGTTGCGCGGAACCTATGATGCAAAAAGTTCTGGCGGACCTCCTTGATCAGCTGGCTATCGGGCTGGCTGGTGAGGGTTCCGAGTGTTTCGGCTTTGATGACGAACATTCACAGGATCATGACTGGGGTCCGGCATTTTGTGTCTGGGTACCTGATGATAAACTGGATGCTCTGCGCGGTCGGGTGGAGGGGATATTAAATTTTCTGCCCGAGACTTTTGAAGGCGTTCCCAGCCGTATGGTTCCCGGGAAACGCATTGGCCGTTGCGGATTGTTCGGCATCGGAGAATTCTACAGCAAATTTACCCGCTACAAGCGCCCTCCGCAGTCCGTGGAGGAATGGTTTGCCATCCCGGAACATTTTCTGGCCACCTGCACCAACGACGAGGTCTTTCGCGATGATGGCGGCGATTTTTCCGCCTACCGTCAGGCTCTGTTGGATTACTATCCGAAGATGTGCGCTTGAAGAAAATCGCCGCCCGCTGCGGAACCATGGCCCAGAGCGGGCAGTACAACCTGCTACGTACTGCCAAGCGCGGTGATGCGGTTGCGTCCTTGCAGGCTCTGTCCAAGTTTGTGGAAGCTACGCTTTCCCTGCAGTTCTTGCTGAGTAAAAAGTATATGCTTTTTTACAAATGGTCTTTCCGAGCCTGTCAGGGGCTTCCTACTGCCCAGCGCGTGCTGGCCAAGCTGAAGATCCTGATGGATTCATACAACGCCGCTGGTGCTAACGATCCTAAGGTTCTGGAAGCCAATATTGAAGCTGTCTGCGTGGAATGCGTGGCCCAGCTCCGGCAGGCCGGACTTTCCTCTGCCGAAGGTGACTGGCTCATGAGTCATGCGGAATTCATTCAGTCCCGTATCGGTAGCGAGTTCATGCGCAATCTTCCTGTTTTGATCGGTTAAGTTTTACAGGAAATATTGATTATCAAGAAACCCCGCTGTGTTTATGCATGGCGGGGTTTATTTTTTGTGGAGTGAAGCACTAGATATTTTCTCAAATATATCTGCTGCTAAGGTTTGTCGCTCTGTCGGCAACGTTTCACATGTCTCTTTTATAGACTCTCAATGATTCGTATGATAAATCCACCACTGTTTCTTAATATTCTACCAAGCTATCTTTGTTCTTATTCATAATCGATTAATTCTGACGTTGTGCAGAATTATTTTCTGGATACTAGAGAGGGGGCGGAACATGAGACTGGAAGAGAGAATTGTACTTGATGGTGCGGCTGCAGTTGTGGTTGAGCAAGCTGCTCAGGCTATGGCTGATGCGCATATAGTTGATAATACTGCTGACGCAAATGCCACACAGGATTCTCATGCTGAACATGATGCTAAGGACACTGCGAAAGCTGATTCCGGCTCTGCCGAGACTGCAGAAGCACCGGATGTTGCCGCGCTTCTGAAAGCTGTAGCTCCTCAGGGAAATCAGCCTGTCGGTGTTGCTCCTGCCAAAGATAATACAGCTACGGCTGTTCTTAAAGACAACTCTCAGCCTGAAGAAGATCCGGTCACTGTGCTGGTTGCCTCCAGCGGCCTTGCAGATGTTAATGATCTGCTCGGAGCCGCCAAGGAAAATGTGGTTACTGTTACCTATGACGGTGACTCCGCTAATCCTGATGATATTTTCAACAAAATTGAATCCGCTCTCGACGGCAAACAGGCCGCATCCATCGGCTTTGCCTCCCATTCTATTGGCTCCGGTTCCATTCATCTGGGCGGAGATTACTCCGTTGATGCCGATACCCTTCTTTCCAATCTTGAAATGACCGAATTCTGGAAGAATGTCGGCTCGCTTGTTGAATCTGATGGTCATATCGACCTGCTCGGTTGCGGTGTTGCCGGAGGCGAAGTTGGTAAGGATTTCATTGCTAAGCTGGAACAGATCACCGGACGCGAGATTGCCGCAAGTATTGATGATACCGGGAATACTGAAGCAGGTGGCAACTGGCTGCTTGAGGAAGGCGGGGTTGATCTTGCGCAAGTTTATTTTGATAGTGGGAAGTTGGGTGAGTTTGATGGGGTGTTGGCTACTGACTCAATTATAATTAATTTGAATTATGGCGGTACCCCACAAACTTTGTATGACGTTGATGGGGATGGATATTATGAGATTGATACTACTGAAAAATTGGTTGCTTTGTCACAAACAACAAATAAAACAGCAGACTGGTCCCGTAACTATGAACTAACAGGCGATATTCGTTTTAGCTCGGATGTGCTTAGTGTTGATTGGGATGGAGATGGAATGCCGTCTGACATGATAGGTTTTAGGCCGATTGGTTATCACACGGGGAATAAAGCTTCATTTGAGGGAACGGCCTTTAGCGGTAAGTTTAATGGTAATGATCATACAATATACAATTTATATACTAACCGCAAATTATATTATTATACGGGTTTGTTTGGGTATGTTGAAAATGCAAAAATATTTGCGCTAAATGTAACGGGAACGATATACGGAAGGACTTACACAGGTGGTCTAGTAGGAAAAGCAACTAACTCAATAATTGAAAAATGTTCCTTTGGTGGAGCGGTTCAAGGGTCTGGCTATTACGCAGGTGGATTAGTTGGTTTGCTATATAGCTCGTCTACAATAGAAAATTGTTCTTCAAAAGGTAGTGTGACTGGCGGTTATTGGGCTGGAGGATTAGTTGGTGGAGCTTCAGGGATCTCAACAGCATCTATTGTAAGAAGTTCTTCTTCGTCGACAGTTGACTGTGGCATTGGGGCTGGCGGACTTGCTGGTGTAATTTCTGGTTCAAATTTTATTAGTGACAGCTTTTCGAGTGGCAATGTCAATGGTGAAGCTGCAACTGGTGGGCTTGTTGCTGAGACACGAGGATCTAGCTCTGTAAGATTTAGTTATTCAACCAGTAGAGTTGATGGAAAGCAATCTGTTGGTGGGTTGATAGGTCAAATGCATGACTCAAGTTATGTTTCAAATAGCTATTCTTCAGGAATAGTAAATGGAGAAAAAAGTGTTGGCGGTTTAGTTGGAAGGAGCAGTGCAAATAATAAAATTACAAATAACTACGCTCTTAATAGTCAGGTAAATGGGGATACTGATGTCGGTAGAGTTGTAGGGTTGTTGTTAGGGGCTTCACTTTCAAATAATCATGCTAATAGGGCAATGCGTGTGACAGGAGGCTCTGTTAGTGCCAAAAGCTTGAGTGGTATTGATGGCGCAAACATATCAAACTCTCCTTACAATGCTTACAAAGACTGGGATCAAACATTATGGGAATTTCCCTCATCACATAATGATCACCCCACCCTAAGGCCAGACAGGATTGTACTTCCAAATCCTGACACTACTTCTGCTCCCAGCAACACCGAAGCATCAAGCGATAGCCCCAATGACAGCTCTTCTTCTGTAACACATGTTGTCGACACAAGTAATCATTCGTCTTCGAATGGAAAAGATATCACAGTTAAAGAATATGCAAGTAATTTGAATAAGAAATATAAAAATGAGGAAATTGACCGTAATCAGCTAGTAGATGAGTATATTGAAGGTTTGATTAAATATAACGACGACACCGATGATCCTAGTTCAAAGGCATTACGTCCAGACAAAGCCAGTGCTGCATGGGTGCAGCTTCGGGGGGGGGATGCTGATGGTGAGGCCTCTGAAGCTGCAAAGATAATTTTCGATAATCTACATTACGACGACACTGAAAAAAATAAAGATAAAACTTCGCTTACACCTGAAGAAAAAAAGATAGCAGAAGCTAACAATAAAAAAACAAAGAAATTAAATAGAGAAATCAAAATCCTTGAAAAACTTTATTCTGATCGCGGAAAGTCGTTTGACAGTGAGCAGTTTATTGATCTCTTTCTTGATGAAGATATAACCACCAGCGATAGAGTTTGGCGTATAATTAAGAATATAGAAGGGGACTCAACAACTAGCCAAAAAAGGATAAATAAGATTATTTATGGCGACGGAGCGAATTTGTTCGATGAGATTTATTTTGACACGGACAATAGTTTGGTTTTTTTGAAACAAAAAGATGTAAAGAAGATATTCAATTCTTATAATAAGAAAAGTAAACTGAAAGAACTGATACTGAACAGTGATGTGAATCCAGCTGATGCGCAAAAGGAAATTATAAACTTGAAAGATGACAAATCTTCTAGTGATTATATCAGGGTCCATGGGGATATTTATAACTATAGCACGAACAAGGTAGCATACCTTGATGGAGATAGTGTTGTTTATAAGGATATTGCTGAATTAAAAAATAATTTCAATGAAGATTTATACATAAAGCAAAATTCTGAAATGACTAAGGATGCATTGGAGGGTATATATGGTAAGGCTAGTGAGGATGTTACTGCATTTAGAAGTTTTATAAAAAAAGATGGTTCGTATAAGCAAGTATATTCGGCTAGCGACTCTCTTCAATGTGTAGCATTGATTAAGTCTGTAGTTTATTCTGTTACAGATAAAGCACCAAGTGGAAGTTTAGGTAATGGAAGATATGTCTATAGTGAGGTCGGAGATAAATCACATGGCTTGTTTGGAGATGGACAAGATGCAAGTTCGGCAGTCGAACCTCCTAAAGAAGGTGCTGTAATATCATTTCACCGCAGTAATTCTAAAAGAGTAGACACTGTAGGGCATGTAGGAATAGTGCGATCACAAACAGAACTGACAGATCATCCAGGGGTGTATAAGCTAGAAATTTTTGATCAAAACGACAACCCTAATAATGTCGTGTTTATTAAATTAGAAACTAAAGAGATATTAAATGACAATGGTGAAAAAGTAACTGTAGATGACGGTTTTATCACCGTTGCAGACCCAGAAACCCAAAAAAAATCATCTCTTGAGCTTTCTGGTTGGGCAGACCCAAAGGATTTAAGTGAATAACATGCGTCTCTTTTTGATAAATATACTACTAGTGTTCCTACTCCTCACAGCCTGCGGCCCCAAAACCGGCACAGAAATGAGGAACGAGAATCTGGCTAAGGACCTCTCCTTCACCCAACAAGCTGAGATGACCCTTTCGGGTCAGCACACAAATGCCACTGCGGATAAAGCAGGTGAAGCCATTATGGGCAGGGCTATTTCTCTAAGAGAAGCCATTGATTATGCCCTGAAGCATAACCTTGATGCGGCGGTATCCGAACATCAGGTTGCTGTGCAGCGCGAAGTGCTGACCGGATCGTACTGGCGCATGCTTCCTTCCCTAATGGGTAATGCGGAATTTTCCACGCAGGATTGGTATACTCCCAGTTCTTCCAAGAGTTGGGAAAGCGGACAGCAATCTCTGGAACCTTCCATTTCGCACGATCTGGAGACTTCTACCCAGTCTGTGGAATTGTCATGGAACCTGCTTAATCTGGCGGTTGATTTCCAGCGCACATTTCAGTCCAAAGCACAGCTTGGCATGAGCAAGCAACTGCTTAAGCGTGTGAAACAGAACCTGATTGTAAGTGTTATTCAGGCTTACATGCGCTGCGCCATTGCCAAGGATGCCAAAGACCGGGCTGATGACCTGATTGCCCGTGCTTTGAAGCGGCAGGAAATTATTATCAAACAGATGAAAGCCGGGAGCCAGAAAAAGAAAGATGCTTTGAATGGCCAGATTTCAATCATCAAACTTCGTGATAGCGTTCGCCGCTATGAATATGATTACCGTCAGGCCAAGAAGGAACTTGCACAACTGCTGGGTCTTGCACCTGCTGCGCAATTTACGATTGAAGGTATCAACCTTGCCGATGTTCCCAATGAAATGGCTATGAACCTTCCGGCATGGGAAAAGGAAGCACTGACATCGCGCCCTGAAATGTTTGAGATGGACCTTAGGGAAGACGAGGCCGTACGTGAGGCGGATATAGCTCTTACCCAGATGTTCCCGACCCTGACTCCTTTTGCCCGCTACAGCCGCGATGACAACTCATATATGTCACGCCACCAGTGGTGCAATGTTGGACTGCGCGTATCATGGGATCTATTTACCATTCCGCGTCTTTCTTCCGAACAGCAGACGGGTATGAAACGGGCTGCGGTGGTGCGTAAACAGCGGCAGGCACAGGCTCTGGCTGTTCTTGTACAGTTGAACTTGGCTGCCATTGAATATAGTGACGCCTACGAATCCCTTGGCATAGCTACCGAGCTTGAACAGAGCCAGAAAGAACTTCAGGATGTGATTGATCGGGAAGTTAAAGCTGGTACTGGCGAGAGTGAAAGTATTTTGTTGCAGACCAACCAGCAGTATCTTGAAGCTCGTGTAAAAAGGCTGCGCGCATATTCAGATCTGATCATTGCCAAGGCAAAAATTTACAATTCAATGGGCCGTAGCTTCGACCAGCAGGACTTGACCGCCACCGGCGGAATCGTCCTCAAACATGCTGAAGCCGAGGATGATATGTCCTACGCCCTGAAATAGATTAAAACAAACAATGCAGCCGGGTTATCCTTCTGGGATTTCCCGGCTATTATTTTGTAATTGAGCGATATGATAAAATTGATTCCAGCCCTAATCCTGATTGCATTGCAACTGGCATTTGTGCCTGCTGTATTTGCCGGAAATTCGTCACTACCTTCCTTCCCAGATTTCTCGGAACAGGACGCAAAGATAGACGCTGAATCCCACAAATCCCCGCAGAGTACATATAGCGTAGTCTTCTATCCGCGTAAGGAAGTAATCCTTTCCGCAGAGGTTGAATCTACAGTCAGTCATATTGCAAAGGAGTTTGGGCAGTCTTTTAAAAAGGGGCAGGTGTTGATTAAGCTCGACCCGCAGATATTCATCTGGAGGCAGGACAAAGCCAAGGCCATGCATGCCGAGGCCGCAGCAACTTTCAAGGTTACTGAAGAACTGTATCAGGATAAATCGCGATCCATCATCGATTTGGAAAAAGCACGGGCAGAATTGAGCATTGCCAAGGCCAATATGCGGATTGCAGGCAAGGAAGTCAGCTTCTGTACCATTACGGCCCCTTATTCTGGACGGGTTGAAAAACTGCTGGTTGATGAACGGGAATGGGTGGAGGCGGGCACTCCGCTGATCAAGATTGTCAGCGACTCAGTGCTGCTGGC contains:
- a CDS encoding helix-turn-helix transcriptional regulator gives rise to the protein MLLNFSKEWCIRKAREEYGYNINAGSDLSLRHTNCEYNSCSTTQYDGARVAFGKLIFQLRQKNNLSYEDLARKANIDLKELKNIEINACCIPTPRTVYTLANFFNLNITKLLQLAGLTEKREKRIEEKALAFAASSEPLKKLSSEEIEILETFVAVLSEKE
- a CDS encoding multiubiquitin domain-containing protein gives rise to the protein MHDEDYSFVIDGTEFAIDDPKVTGRQLLEVAGKFPVDEFLIFQFLKSGQLEELRLDEKVDLSENDTEEFFCFKSSESYRFTVNGRRFEWGDASIAAGMVLRLAKVAPDAASLWLEVRGCEPDRLISLEESVALDPTGIERLYTSEKDPVVEYKIKVNGKEFSVTTDQLTGREILELASLTPAENYTLRLKISGERPRKVRLDEEVDLTKPGVEKFKALPRDQTEG
- a CDS encoding E2/UBC family protein, with amino-acid sequence MDMRVDFELLEVDKLFLNEYGLPWEAINDGSSWILIHNFPTGSGYNHSHVIAAVRMETGYPNAQLDMVYFYPPLARVDGVAINATQVTQEIDGKGYQRWSRHRTGQNPWRPGVDNLESHVTLVEDWLEREFE
- a CDS encoding ThiF family adenylyltransferase; amino-acid sequence: MSKEYILTFTEEQHLALKAHFYAGDGKEGVAFAVCGQCKGAKRHRLLVQEVIIVPNASCSFRSDCAVTWSTDLIEPLLDKIEGKRLSVVKIHSHPNGLSSFSKVDDQSDSALLSVLNGYLENDVPHGSAVMLVNGHMFGRIWDKKNELIPLTSINVVGDDLHYWYSHQCERGKCDFTASHAQLFGKGTTERLRELSVAIVGCSGTGSPLAEQLARLGVKRLTLIDDDIIEARNVNRIYNSTMADVSAGKKKVELTKCALDRIGIETDINAIPYNLWDPRSVKAVAECDIVFGCMDSVDGRYLLNSIATYYMLPYFDIGIRLEADPTGIEQGAIREVCGTIHYLQPGRSSLVSRGLFSMDDVSSAGLRRVDPQAYSTQEAEGYISGVVETSPAVISVNTLGASLAVNELLSRLHPYREEGNSEYSQVIFSLSSMEIFGEPEDNSCLMFRDKVGVGDITPLLGMPELSVRSR
- a CDS encoding DUF6527 family protein, which produces MNLLTDERPCWRVKIHKNNTASLHPSVNRQKGCCSHFWFKKGRVVWCDDAE
- a CDS encoding DUF4347 domain-containing protein translates to MRLEERIVLDGAAAVVVEQAAQAMADAHIVDNTADANATQDSHAEHDAKDTAKADSGSAETAEAPDVAALLKAVAPQGNQPVGVAPAKDNTATAVLKDNSQPEEDPVTVLVASSGLADVNDLLGAAKENVVTVTYDGDSANPDDIFNKIESALDGKQAASIGFASHSIGSGSIHLGGDYSVDADTLLSNLEMTEFWKNVGSLVESDGHIDLLGCGVAGGEVGKDFIAKLEQITGREIAASIDDTGNTEAGGNWLLEEGGVDLAQVYFDSGKLGEFDGVLATDSIIINLNYGGTPQTLYDVDGDGYYEIDTTEKLVALSQTTNKTADWSRNYELTGDIRFSSDVLSVDWDGDGMPSDMIGFRPIGYHTGNKASFEGTAFSGKFNGNDHTIYNLYTNRKLYYYTGLFGYVENAKIFALNVTGTIYGRTYTGGLVGKATNSIIEKCSFGGAVQGSGYYAGGLVGLLYSSSTIENCSSKGSVTGGYWAGGLVGGASGISTASIVRSSSSSTVDCGIGAGGLAGVISGSNFISDSFSSGNVNGEAATGGLVAETRGSSSVRFSYSTSRVDGKQSVGGLIGQMHDSSYVSNSYSSGIVNGEKSVGGLVGRSSANNKITNNYALNSQVNGDTDVGRVVGLLLGASLSNNHANRAMRVTGGSVSAKSLSGIDGANISNSPYNAYKDWDQTLWEFPSSHNDHPTLRPDRIVLPNPDTTSAPSNTEASSDSPNDSSSSVTHVVDTSNHSSSNGKDITVKEYASNLNKKYKNEEIDRNQLVDEYIEGLIKYNDDTDDPSSKALRPDKASAAWVQLRGGDADGEASEAAKIIFDNLHYDDTEKNKDKTSLTPEEKKIAEANNKKTKKLNREIKILEKLYSDRGKSFDSEQFIDLFLDEDITTSDRVWRIIKNIEGDSTTSQKRINKIIYGDGANLFDEIYFDTDNSLVFLKQKDVKKIFNSYNKKSKLKELILNSDVNPADAQKEIINLKDDKSSSDYIRVHGDIYNYSTNKVAYLDGDSVVYKDIAELKNNFNEDLYIKQNSEMTKDALEGIYGKASEDVTAFRSFIKKDGSYKQVYSASDSLQCVALIKSVVYSVTDKAPSGSLGNGRYVYSEVGDKSHGLFGDGQDASSAVEPPKEGAVISFHRSNSKRVDTVGHVGIVRSQTELTDHPGVYKLEIFDQNDNPNNVVFIKLETKEILNDNGEKVTVDDGFITVADPETQKKSSLELSGWADPKDLSE
- a CDS encoding TolC family protein; its protein translation is MRNENLAKDLSFTQQAEMTLSGQHTNATADKAGEAIMGRAISLREAIDYALKHNLDAAVSEHQVAVQREVLTGSYWRMLPSLMGNAEFSTQDWYTPSSSKSWESGQQSLEPSISHDLETSTQSVELSWNLLNLAVDFQRTFQSKAQLGMSKQLLKRVKQNLIVSVIQAYMRCAIAKDAKDRADDLIARALKRQEIIIKQMKAGSQKKKDALNGQISIIKLRDSVRRYEYDYRQAKKELAQLLGLAPAAQFTIEGINLADVPNEMAMNLPAWEKEALTSRPEMFEMDLREDEAVREADIALTQMFPTLTPFARYSRDDNSYMSRHQWCNVGLRVSWDLFTIPRLSSEQQTGMKRAAVVRKQRQAQALAVLVQLNLAAIEYSDAYESLGIATELEQSQKELQDVIDREVKAGTGESESILLQTNQQYLEARVKRLRAYSDLIIAKAKIYNSMGRSFDQQDLTATGGIVLKHAEAEDDMSYALK